One Scophthalmus maximus strain ysfricsl-2021 chromosome 7, ASM2237912v1, whole genome shotgun sequence genomic window, GTTTCGACATTAGCTTTGTAAAGATGTAACCTTGATAAGACATCTCCAGGCCAGAGACTATTttaggaataaaataaatggagaaaGGTGAAATTTACTTGGTCTGTTTTATTCACTGGTTTATGTAAGATTAAAGGTGATGAACATCTAATATCACAACTGTACAACACAATACAAGATTCAAGAAACTGCACAACAATGTCAAACAGAAATGGGGGAAGATGGAGATATAATgaacaaaatcaacaaatatgAAGACTTATCTTTAGACTGTGAGATGATCTATATGGAAAATATTGCATATAAGGactaaatactgtatatatgccTGCAAGTTTTAACCCATCACATGTTGAGTCATTAAAATTTTTTTggtaaaagtgtatttttgtcTACTGgatacataataaaaaataaaaccatgatAAATAATATTAAGTATTCGGTCAGcaggtaaataaaaaagaagttcttctttcatcttttcGATGAATCTCAAAATAAACCATTTTCTCCCTTAGATGACGGTTGGCTGGAGGTCGTCCAGTCCCTGATTCGAGTGATCCCATTGGACGATCCTCTCGGCCCCGCGGTGATCACCCTTCTATTGGATGAGTGTCCCCTGCCCACCAAGGTCAGTGTTTCATGCGTATAaattgaaaaagattttttggaAATCTTATTCGGCTCCAGAGAACCTTCATCCTTCACTGCTACTCTTTCTTTTGACCTCTGCATTCCACCCACTTTGTTCACCCCCCTGCTTCCAAGATTTCTATACGCTTACAAGTATTCagcatatttcacaaaatgaattttcatgtttaaaatataaaatgcaaagCTTCAAACacaagcatgtttttttcccaacatgAGCAACACCCCAAGGATGCTTGTCCTCATACTTTTTTATGGTTGAGCTTGTCGCTGCTCATTCTAGAAGCTTGAGAGCATTAATGTCAATGAGTCGTCCCCACAGGGATAATGGAATAAACATGTGTAAGTGCGTgtcccccccttccccccactGTATTTTACCCCCCACTTGACCTGTTTTCTCAGAATTGTCCTTTGTAAACATGTATGGATTTTTGTTACGTTTAAATCTTCTGTATCTCCTTCCTCTCGCAACGTTTGAATATTGTTTATAGGAGCGAGTGTGTACCTGACCTTCAGTAGAGTAAATGGTCTGTATCCTCTTTATCCCGTCTCCAGGATGCGCTGCAGAAACTGTCTGACATGTTGAGTCTGAGTTCGGCCGTAGCACAACAGGATGCTCTCAACCCCGCAAAGCACAGAAACACCACCGCTGTCCTGGGATGCCTGGCAGAGAAACTGGCTGGTACAGTCCACGTTTACACACTCGCTTTTATTTAAGTCCTTGAGTCAATATTCCCtctaatgtttttctttttctttatgtctTTCAGGACCAGCCAGTATTGGACTATTGAGCCCTGGAACTCTTGAGTATCTTCTAGAGAGCCTGGTTAGCGCACACATAAGCACACAGTGGTGCCTGTCAGTGCATGGCATTTATCAAAATTCTTTTGTTGGTCTCTGATGATGTCCAGAAAGAGTAGTCTTGACAAACGCTCATCCAAAACAGGACACTGCACTTCCCAGGGTCCCTCGGAAATACACATGCCAAGTTTGAAGTTGATAAGATCAGtgcttgttgaaaaaaaaatagaaggacagtcagacagagagaatagAAAGACGGATATTTCTGGATTCATAAGTAAGATAGTTCCCCACATATCATGTGTTTAAAGACCACCTGTGTGATtattgtgtgtttaaaatgaaaggacatgtttttgtcaaattaacCAGAAGTAAAaaagtttgtttctgtttttccccaGAGCTCGGAAGCCCATCCGACTGTCATGCTGTTTGCTCTCATCGCTTTGGAGAAGTTCTCCCAGACCAGTAAGCTTCACTCACTGtgtcatgaatacattttcttaaaacGGCGGAAGATAAATGATGAGACAGCAGAACACGAGTTAATTATATAAatggtgaaataaaaaagttccCTCAAAGCAAGGTTGATGCAGAGATACTGTTTAccatttccatgacaactgCCCCTGTCCAGTGTCTCGTCTGTTATTTTCTTCTACTTGCCTGGTGGCTGTTGCATTTGCATATGAAATATGCTTTGAGATAGAAGCGTGATACAAGTTTCTTTGCCCATGTCAGACCAACATAGGTGTTATATTCCTGCCGACATTGTGTAAACAGAAAATGCACTGTAACGCACCCATCTGAGCACCAAGGGGTGTTTCTCTTCAAATCAGGTGTGGTCAGGTGCTGCATTGCGAAAGCCTTTGCGCGATCGGCCGGGTCTGAAGTCAGTGGAATGGTATTTCACTTGGTGCTTAACGGTAGTAAATACAGTAATATGCTTGGTAAATACACAGCTGATCTGCTCATGTTTAAAGtgaatctgtttcctctgcagagaagcgTCCTCATCTTCCAATCTAGGCAAAATTCGGACAAACCCTAAACACACGTGCCATGTGCTCTTGACTTTGAGCTCAGATCTTTAGAACAGAGTCTCGTCTTTGGAGATACTCTGGGTTTCTGTTCGCTCACGCTGCTGTACCGTTTTCTTAATAATGTTTCcatattgttgtgttttgttgtgtatttagttattcattcattctcaaCTTCGCTTCTCGTCCTCAGGTGAGAACAAACTGACAGTGTCCGAATCGTGTATCAGCAATCGACTCTCTGTCCTGGAGTCGTGGGCGGAGAATCCCGACTACCTGAAGAGGCAGGTTGGCTTCTGCTCACAGTGGAGCCTTGACAATCTGTGTGAGTAGCCCCATGTTAtcaaaaattgtgtgtgtgtgtgtgtgtgtgtgtgtgtgtagcatcaCAGGCTGATGAGACTGGGACAGTCTCTCTAATTGGGTACATGAGAGAAAGAGTATTTGGTGTtaagtgtttttgtctgtccaGTTCTTAAGGACGGTCGTCAGTTCACCTACGAGAAGGTCAACCTCACTAATATCAACGCCATGCTGAACAGCAATGATGTCAGCGAGTACCTCAAGATTTCCCCCACTGGACTAGAGGTTAGTCTACATGCAAACTCAAGACTTAGCTTTTAGTCTGGCCTTCaattgaaatgtaaattattgatattttaattcTTTATACTCTCTGCCCTCATGTATGTAAAATCGGAATAACTCATGAGTGTTGTGATCTTTTGATCTCTTGTTCCCGTCATCAGGCTCGATGTGACGCCTCGTCCTTTGAGAGCGTGCGTTGTACGTTTTGCGTGTATTCGGGCGTCTGGTACTACGAGGTGACGGTCGTGACGTCAGGCGTGATGCAAATCGGATGGGCCACCAAGGACAGCAAGTTCCTCAACCATGTAATCCTCCTCCGTGTGTTTCCTGTTGAACATCTCATCATGCCGTGTCCCTGCAGAAAAATACTTAAGcattttgtgtatatgtgtgtgtgtatgtgcgctaCAGGAGGGCTATGGAATAGGAGATGATGAATACTCATGTGCGTACGATGGCTGCAGGCAGCTCATCTGGTACAATGCTCGCAGTAAACCTCACTCTCACTCCTGCTGGAAAGAGGGTATGTACTACACACTCACATCAACACATGGTCATTACTTATGACCACACTagaaagatatataaatatatatttaattgtaTATCAAGATGTTTATTCTGCTGCGCGTTTGTCCTGTGTAGGAGATGCCATTGGCTTCCTGTTGGACCTCAGCAAGAAGCAGATGATCTTTTATCTGAACGGACATCAGCTGCCACCAGAGAAACAGGTCTTCTCGTCAGCCACGTCAGTCCACACacttcctcccatctctctctctctctcagttcttctgcttttccctccttccctctttgcTCTGAATTATTCTTTCAACCGAACCCTCcctccgttttttttcccccttcgcCTATGTCTCCGTCAGGTCGGGTTTCTTCGCTGCAGCCAGCTTTATGTCATACCAGCAGTGCGAGTTTAACTTCGGGGCCAAGCCTTTCCGTCACCCACCCTCTGTCAAGTTCAGCACCTTCAACGACTTCGCTTCCCTGCAGCCCAGTGAAAAGATCATCCTACCCAGGTACGAAGGGAAACAACTACTTCTTGCAGTGACTGTGTCTAAATTAGACAGCACACTGAAATTTTGGGGAAAGAAACATGTGTTATCATTGTTTCTTACCCAACTGCCCTATAGCCAGTGAATCATTCGTTTACTCACAGGGTTCAACACGTAGTTAAGACATGATGCAAACATGACTCATCGTTTTGAGGTTGCTCCAGAGGACATTGACCATCTTTATAGGTCTTTCATCACTCTACAGTTCTTCAGAAACTGAATGCGTCCATGTCAGCACCAGTCCTTTACTCCGATATCACAACTGGCATTTATTTACTTGTTGAATATTGTTTATTGGGCTGTATAACATGCAAAATAAGCATCTACATATTGTATGATATACCAAACAGCACGAAACAAACCTAAAGTTAGAGTTATATTACTTTCTatacaaatgtatatttgtgttaAAGGAAATAAGAAACCAGTGtaatgagcagaaaaaaataatcattacagGCTACGTACAGCATGCAATATTCACTGACACTAGAGGTTGCTCTTGAGCACCAACATCTCAGATCAACACAAACGCTTCATCTGCCACACTTCAGCCACCCTTTCAGCCACAGGCTTTGCAAAGTTAGTAATGCAAACGAAtgcatcttcatttacagtcagaaAGCCTGTGTACATGAGagccaacagaaaaacaatccaGCCAGAACATCCATCATGCTGATCCGTAGCGTCAAAGTGTCATTTTCATACATGGAGGAAAGCAAGACTTGAATACATGCCTGTAAATGGAAatgttcatctgtttttattgtgttttccaGACACCGCCGCCTGGCCTTACTAAAGCAGGTTAGCATCCGAGACAACTGCTGCACGTTGTGTTGTGACGTCATGGCTGACACGGAGCTGCGGCCCTGTGGACATGGGTATGTGTTCATCACCTTATTTACGATTTCTGACACTTTTTAAATGGGTGCAAAGCAAGGAGAGACTTACTCAGGAAGAGACAAAGTTGTACTTCTACTAGCTTCTACAAAAGTACTGAATTGAGGGTCTgcatacatttgtaaataagAGGTTTCAGGTTTTGATTTTTAACTAAatctctaaaaacaaaaaaagaacctaTTTTTCTCTGCCCAGTATTTTCTTAGAATTGGTTGATAAAATCTTCATGTTGtgtttcctcccctctcttcttccagTGGTATGTGTATGGAGTGTGCCTTACAGTTAGAGACGTGCCCCCTGTGCCGCCAGGACATCCAGAACCGAGTCAGACTCATTGCACATGTCTCCTGACACGCTGCCTGCCCCTCCTCGCGCAAGGAGAGACACGCGAGCCCGacagccgccgcctcctcctcctccaccacctccccgAGTCCCCTCTCACCCAACGGGGCATTGGGGACAGCGCCACAATGCTGTGACCATGCCAGAACTGTGAGTTCTGGTCAGAGGAGACAACGACGGAGGagtggagagaaggaagagaggaaataaTAGGAGGGGAATCTAAAAACCACGGCTGGATCCCCCGGAGCGTTTACCTATATCTCCTCTTTTATATGCTTCTGACGACTCACTGCAGGAGCTGGGCCACGGGAGCGTCGACTGCTATTGACAGTGTGATTTTTCAGATAACAAGAGCGGAACATGGGGAGCAGAAACAATTTTAAAGAGCCAGCTTCTCATATGCGTCTAGTTGTCAGATGCCCTACGCTTTAAGCCCAGAGGCTACTACTATTTAATCCTGTCACCCCCCCCGTGCATATGTCTGCAGATCTGAAAGGGCTGGAGATATCTGAAAAGAACACGGCCTTGTAGTACAGTATTAAACCCAAGGTACAGATAAATTTGAGATGCATCGCACTGTCATGTTTTTCGTGGTATAGATTTGCGAAATTGTGTTGTTCTCGAGGTAGCATTTTCATTCTCTTTTCGTAAGGTTGCACCAAAACCTCCTGCTTTAATCTGCGTCTGTCTGTACTGATTGATCGGCCGGCGGTTTGCCATCAGAAAGAGATTCCGAGTTTGTGTCGGAGAACTGGAGTGCAATTTTCTgattttgaattattgatttacAGAAGATGTTAAAAGTCAAATCAGCTGTCATACAAAAAAGAACGTTGACATGACATAATTCTTGTTTTACAACCagttaaacaaacaacaacaacaacatacttgAATCTGTATTGGgactttttttgatttttccagCATGGCTGACCCTGCTGCTTTTCTGTGCTGTAGTCGTTCATGTGTGTGTCGCAaccacggaaaaaaaaaatcaatacacagCAATTTCAAATTTACAGACTACTAATCTGTAAATGAAATTGCATGTTTttgcccaattttttttttaggttcaaATGTTCAGTATGATTATGCAGTTGAATTccaaccccaccccctctctgAATTGATCATGGATTGCTTGATTGCATCAGTATAACTAAAGTCTTAATTCTTGTTTGTGACTAACAAACACATGGGTCTGTGTTTTACGACGACAATCCAAAAGATGTGATGTTTCAGTTCGTATCGTTAGATGATGCCAAACACTGATGTAAGAAACGTGGCTGAGAAGCACAACCAGTTTTGTTGATTGACATTTAGTTTTATCAGATGCAGTAAAACCTCtcagacaaaatgtgaaatgtttgagTCAAttgtcttttcccttttttattaatcaaaaataCCCCAGGTCATTGTTAAAATTATGTCATTTTGAGGATCTGATTTGATGGAGGAAATTCTTCAGTGAAACGACCCACAGCAAAGTGACGTGACCGTAAAATGTGTAGGCTTCAGTGTTGATCTCGTCAAAACAAGTTTGGGTTAAGACTGGGAAAACtttgttttcccctctgtgCTTTTTATAACACAGCAAATCTCTATGCTCTCTTTTCTTGCCAattctttccatctttctcccCCCAATGTCTtcaactgtgtgttttctgtctgtctttctgtctatcCTTTACTTGAATCATCTCTGGGTGGACAGAATGATACATGTCTTTTTGGAAACAGGTGACTAAATGAACATACAAAGAGTTTGTTAGTGTgacataaaaaaggaaaaaagaatctataccatttcaaattgaaacaattaagtttgaattcattttggtCAAATTGTTTATGAAACCAaattgcatgaaaacaaaatgtgtatgCAAAAAATCATTCAGACTATACTGGAATGATTTGTTAAAGATAACATGCATCACTCAGTATGACACACAACTGCTCGGTTCCCTGTTTTGATACGCTGTGTTTTCCTGGTGCACCTTACACATGCAAGTGAAATAAATGATATGGTTGTCCCTATGGTTGATGAGATGAACTTCAtgattgtaaagaaaaaaaagttgtgagctgtatttaaaaaaacaaaaaacatctataAAGGAATTTTGCCCCAGAAGTTCCCAAAGATGTGATTTATTGTGatatttgtaataaatgtaCGTTCATGTGATTTTTGGCTTATGCTTATTTATATGACATATGCTTCTAAAGTCATATCCTAAATTATTTaatgctctttttattttactgcttCACTGCTTCTACACAGCCAGCTcttgataatatataataataataataatataatatatttataatgatgaaaaattatattattttatccCATTTAAGTGAAGCTCAGGCAGAGAAAGCTTGAATAATTGGTGTAAGAAAACAAACGTGCACagactttgtttctttgttttcccgGACAGGACTGAAATGCGCGCACATGCTTGCCGTTTCCCttggcaacaacaacatccacgAAAGCGATTGATTGACTGACACCATGGACAATCCAGAAACgtaaattcaattcatttaaTTAACATAAAATTCAGCTTAGGATTCATTTCTATccatacacatacaaataaacacactcgtataaatacacaaaaacactcatATACAGTGTAGTAGTCTGAATATTTACATTGTCTGTCGTGCATCTGTGTATGTCAGGATGATAATAGAAAAACATTCtattagtttttctgtttttaataataataataatgattaaatttATTGAggacctttcagaagtagcttcacaaagtgctttcacaaaaacatacaaattacaGACAATTAGAAACAGCTTTCCAACAATAAtgcggttttcaggtcacatatctgtataaaaaaaagatatacaaaTTTGGTTGGAGTTCCGCCTGTGAGGGGGGGGGCGCTGTTTCAGACCCGGATGGAAAAATATGAAGTgtttatagtttaaaaaaaaattgaaaatgaggaacgcttcacgaatttgcgtgtcatccttgcgcaggggccatgctaatcttctctgtatcgttccaattttagtatatgtgttaccgaAGTAACACGACATAGTGGAGTTTCCGGAGAGTATATAAAGGGGTGTCACCAGGAACTAGACCTAGGTCAGGGTGTTGTCTCTCACGGCGGCTGTGACACAGTTAAAGTGACTCTCCGTGGGTCCGATGTTGGTCTAAACCGACAGCACGAGCAAATTTTCGAGACGCGCATTAATTCGGTTTCTGGACTCTAGTTCATGTCTGTGTCGATCGCGACGCTAGCGCAAGGGCTGATGGGAAATTTATGTAATGAGCCTTTGACTGCCGGCATCCGGATTGGTCTAGCGAGTGTCCCGCCCCTTGCCGCGTCACTTACAGAGACACAACGGCGCCCCAGAGATCGACGATTCGAGTCCCACTCGTTCTGATTATGTAAGTTTAGATAGAAATGTGAAATTGATCTAATTAACCTTTAACTTGTTTGGCAGCAGGCGCGAGAACAAAAGAtgtgccccgccccctcctgcgtcactcacagagacacaacgGCGCACATGAGTCTCTCAACACATTCCAGGAATGCCCCCTGACATCGACGGGTCGAGTCCCACTCGTTTCGAttatagacagatagatgtataataattcaattcaatggaGCTTAAAAGGATAGttcattgattttgaagtggtgTATGAGTTGCTTATGCAAAGTGAGTAagttacctcatggagatggcgAACAATGATATTGCTAAAACTTGACAGCCCGTATTCATTTAACACTACATCGGTCACTGTTACAGggtcactttgagattgcttttagcaatgaaaagtgctctataaatgaaatgtattattattattataattattattactgttgGACTCTATATGTGCTGCGCTTTATtgtttgtcacgttactctaaactaTTTTGTCCcggtcaggatcctgtagaattATGatgctggttttccagtgatctgattggtcagtactTGGACTGGTGACTTGGCTTTGATGTCTTATCTCGAACTTCACTTGGTCTGGAGCAGGTttagccgttcagcataagtgaccatggtgatttaccctgGTAAGAAGAGAAACCAGCATCCTAGGATGGAAAAGCCCAGAATTAAGCCCTGAAGTTccctcgataaccgcaaatcctgcttcgtagtacaggcctccGTAATGCGCTGTAGCTCCTAACTCTCGAAAATACAAGGCACAATTCAACACAGAGCAATACACCTCAACAAGCCCACAAGGGCGCGCCTTGTGTCGTGCATTGTTAAACCTTTAAATCAGATTTCGAAGCAGTCACATGAATTAAGCTCTGATACAAAGCTTCACTGAAAatcatttgatattttttttgacacGCGTCTCGGATCTTTGGTTTCACATCACTAATAATTACTTGGCCAATGTGCTAACTAGCATTATTGTTCAGCAACGTTCTTTGTGAACGTCAGTGTTACGTCTTACCCGCTAGCTCTGTTGTTTGatatacagtcatttttttacGTAACTCTAAACATTATAGTTTATAACGTATATTTAAATGTCGCCTCCCCTCCTTTTTCCAGATGGTCGGAGCTGTTCAGAGAATATCGTCGACATGATTGACATTGACGAAGACAACTTTGCTATATCCAGGTGAGTTTTCCCAACATGAGTCTTAAAGTCTTGAGTCAGGTCAAAAGTCAAGTCGCAAGCCTTCATGAGCAAATTTGCAATTCAAGATGCAGATCAAGTGTATTTGATTTGTAAATGCCGGTTGTAACAGTTTTCCATTTGAGTTgcatacttgtttttttttaattcattgaaCTTTCTTAGACCAATGCTCAATGCTTTCTTAGACCAAAAGTTTAAATGCAAGGGCaatgttactgtatttttctgtttcttttctgtttagtGTTCCACCAAATTCAAATTTTAGACTTGAGTTTTTGCTTGCAAGTCAAGTATTTGATTTGTCTCCTTCCAGTTCCTCACCTGCATTTGCAGCTTTTGATGCTGTCATTGGCTGCATAGAGGACATCATCATGggtaggactttttttttaaaggaggccAGTCCTGCTGAGCCGACCTAAGACGTACAAATCATCAGCGTTTCACCGATTAATGGTGAAGATATTGtctgtcacttttcttttagAGGGTGAGtttcagcagcttcagcagaacTTCATGGAGAAATACTACCTGGAGTTTGACAACACTGAGGAG contains:
- the rspry1 gene encoding RING finger and SPRY domain-containing protein 1, yielding MIVAAWITFCACRSLARVLLFLSSSKSLPSFWETLASAVSATGTMGNSCVCREDSDAEDHHHGSSRATRGQARRADHVAGVGADTGEARSSRPRDPVRPPRRGRGPHEPRRKKQNVDGLVLDTLAVIRTLVDNDQEPPYSMITLHEMAETDDGWLEVVQSLIRVIPLDDPLGPAVITLLLDECPLPTKDALQKLSDMLSLSSAVAQQDALNPAKHRNTTAVLGCLAEKLAGPASIGLLSPGTLEYLLESLSSEAHPTVMLFALIALEKFSQTSENKLTVSESCISNRLSVLESWAENPDYLKRQVGFCSQWSLDNLFLKDGRQFTYEKVNLTNINAMLNSNDVSEYLKISPTGLEARCDASSFESVRCTFCVYSGVWYYEVTVVTSGVMQIGWATKDSKFLNHEGYGIGDDEYSCAYDGCRQLIWYNARSKPHSHSCWKEGDAIGFLLDLSKKQMIFYLNGHQLPPEKQVFSSATSGFFAAASFMSYQQCEFNFGAKPFRHPPSVKFSTFNDFASLQPSEKIILPRHRRLALLKQVSIRDNCCTLCCDVMADTELRPCGHGGMCMECALQLETCPLCRQDIQNRVRLIAHVS